The following are from one region of the Paenibacillus sp. KS-LC4 genome:
- a CDS encoding HU family DNA-binding protein, whose product MNKTDLINNIATKSGLTKRDVEAVLNGFLGEVTDALAGGDKVQLIGFGTFETRTRSSRVGRNPQTGKEINIPESKVPAFKAGNKLKEAIQ is encoded by the coding sequence ATGAACAAAACTGATTTGATTAACAACATTGCAACAAAAAGCGGTTTGACTAAACGCGATGTAGAGGCTGTTCTTAACGGCTTTCTTGGTGAAGTAACAGATGCTCTTGCTGGTGGAGACAAAGTACAATTGATCGGCTTCGGTACTTTCGAAACGCGCACACGCTCAAGCCGTGTTGGCCGCAACCCACAAACAGGCAAAGAGATTAACATTCCAGAATCCAAAGTTCCTGCATTTAAAGCAGGCAACAAGTTGAAAGAAGCTATCCAGTAA
- a CDS encoding RNA-binding S4 domain-containing protein — MRLDKFLKVSRLIKRRTVAKDVSEQGRIWINGREAKASSAVKVGDELAIQYGQKTVTVRIERIAETTRKDEAGELYTVLKEEQRPRDNDLEWQ, encoded by the coding sequence ATGCGTCTGGATAAGTTTCTCAAAGTATCCCGCCTGATCAAGCGGCGCACGGTCGCTAAGGATGTGTCCGAGCAGGGACGCATCTGGATCAACGGACGCGAAGCGAAAGCAAGCAGCGCCGTAAAGGTTGGGGATGAGCTTGCTATCCAATACGGGCAGAAGACAGTAACCGTTCGAATCGAGCGAATTGCCGAAACGACCCGCAAGGATGAAGCCGGTGAGCTCTACACGGTGCTGAAGGAAGAACAGCGTCCGCGTGACAATGATCTTGAATGGCAATAA
- a CDS encoding CPBP family intramembrane glutamic endopeptidase, with protein MKKNLRLILVITALGALGILFNVPNQISLLQSTAIPEIPIPISIIIAFSLLQQIAMLFLLTFAGIQLQEKTGLDIPHIRSWVYKTAKAPFSSKWILLSLTISFFLTLLVVFLDHFILVPNIDLSSIQPIEAYWWQGLLTMFYGGLTEEIMLRLFTMTLIVWLLAKIFRRKNNADSAVILWVSIVLASVLFGIGHLPATATVFGELTLLLVLRAIVLNSILGIWFGFLYWKKGLEYAMIAHMGADLFLHVILSNIFS; from the coding sequence ATGAAGAAAAACCTGAGGTTAATATTGGTTATAACCGCCTTGGGTGCATTAGGCATATTGTTCAATGTTCCCAATCAAATTTCCTTGCTGCAAAGCACCGCTATTCCGGAAATTCCAATTCCTATATCAATCATTATAGCATTCAGCCTGCTACAGCAAATTGCTATGCTATTTCTCCTTACTTTTGCTGGAATACAGCTTCAGGAAAAAACAGGATTAGACATACCACATATACGTTCATGGGTATACAAAACGGCAAAAGCACCCTTTTCCTCCAAATGGATTCTCTTAAGCCTGACAATCAGTTTTTTCTTGACCTTACTTGTCGTTTTTCTCGATCATTTCATATTAGTGCCCAATATAGACCTGTCGAGCATTCAACCCATTGAAGCCTATTGGTGGCAAGGGCTTTTGACTATGTTTTATGGCGGTTTAACCGAAGAAATCATGCTGCGTTTGTTTACCATGACGCTCATCGTATGGCTTCTAGCGAAAATATTCCGTAGAAAAAACAACGCCGATTCTGCTGTGATCCTATGGGTGAGTATAGTGCTTGCGTCCGTTTTATTCGGCATTGGACACCTGCCTGCAACCGCGACGGTCTTCGGGGAGTTGACGCTACTCTTAGTCCTCAGAGCCATTGTGCTAAATAGCATACTTGGTATTTGGTTTGGATTTCTGTATTGGAAAAAGGGCTTAGAGTACGCAATGATTGCTCACATGGGAGCGGATCTATTTCTACATGTTATTTTAAGCAATATCTTTTCATGA
- a CDS encoding DUF1648 domain-containing protein, producing MNTLILTFLIVTWVIVVSVTVFGPRWSLSSNPLIHFGIRIPSEFISHQAIKDIRRSYFIKSTTTGSMIAIVSILSAVLSIVSVPVSLMVAIPVYLAAHVLIYRNTHKKVKVLKTAQNWRTQLSSRIGVDTSHRNRLTVSRLWHLIPVLIIVINTIAVAGYYDSIPNQIPLHYNSNGEVDKVGDKSIGIVFATTFVQIGITLMMFFIHEGIIRSKKQLNLQDVAASQNQQKTFRRAHAIFLHVITILVVLTNTVIQCSIIQVIDSGWVDWLILILPLLIIAGAIVTSIKAKKSVELLEKIPTPHDKPYDELEKYWKMGLFYFNKDDSALFVERLGGNGWTVNFGRPAAWAFLVAPFVFALGLVLFTFI from the coding sequence ATGAACACTTTAATATTGACGTTTCTAATTGTTACTTGGGTAATCGTAGTAAGTGTAACCGTATTCGGGCCAAGATGGTCCCTATCTTCTAATCCATTAATTCATTTTGGAATACGAATTCCTTCGGAATTCATCTCACATCAGGCCATTAAAGATATTCGGAGAAGCTATTTTATCAAGAGCACGACAACAGGAAGCATGATCGCAATCGTTTCAATTCTATCAGCTGTGTTGAGTATTGTATCAGTCCCTGTTTCATTAATGGTTGCAATACCCGTATATCTAGCTGCACATGTACTCATTTACCGAAATACGCATAAAAAGGTGAAGGTATTAAAAACCGCACAAAATTGGAGAACGCAGCTCTCATCGCGTATCGGCGTTGATACCTCGCACAGAAATCGACTGACCGTTTCAAGATTGTGGCATTTAATCCCTGTCTTAATCATTGTTATTAATACGATAGCTGTGGCCGGATATTATGACAGCATACCGAATCAGATTCCTCTTCACTATAATTCTAACGGAGAGGTTGACAAAGTAGGCGATAAATCCATCGGGATTGTGTTTGCTACTACATTCGTTCAAATAGGGATTACCTTAATGATGTTTTTTATTCATGAGGGCATTATCCGTAGTAAAAAACAGCTGAATCTCCAGGATGTAGCCGCTTCCCAAAATCAACAAAAAACATTCCGACGCGCTCATGCTATTTTTCTTCATGTCATTACTATTTTAGTAGTTCTAACTAATACCGTTATTCAATGCTCCATCATTCAGGTTATTGATTCGGGTTGGGTGGACTGGCTCATTTTGATACTCCCGCTGCTCATTATTGCCGGGGCGATTGTGACATCCATTAAAGCGAAGAAGAGCGTGGAGTTATTAGAGAAAATCCCTACACCTCATGATAAACCCTATGATGAACTGGAGAAATACTGGAAAATGGGCTTATTTTATTTTAATAAGGATGATTCAGCTTTGTTTGTCGAACGACTGGGGGGGAATGGTTGGACCGTCAACTTCGGACGTCCCGCGGCTTGGGCTTTCCTTGTAGCCCCTTTCGTTTTTGCATTAGGTCTCGTTTTATTTACTTTCATATAA
- a CDS encoding GntR family transcriptional regulator, translating to MIIHIDMQSEVPIYIQLVNQVIEGIAKGMLQPGESLPSVRRMASDIGINMHTVNKAYHLLKQGDFIEMHQRKGVIIQSMPPTSLISQYRPLLIESLRPVVASAICKGISEEQLQSLVNELYRNIKEFKGENHI from the coding sequence ATGATTATACACATTGACATGCAATCAGAGGTCCCTATTTATATCCAGCTAGTAAATCAAGTTATTGAAGGAATAGCTAAAGGCATGCTCCAACCTGGGGAGTCGCTGCCTTCCGTTCGAAGAATGGCTAGCGATATCGGCATTAATATGCATACCGTTAATAAAGCCTACCACTTGCTGAAACAAGGCGATTTTATTGAAATGCATCAACGTAAAGGGGTTATCATTCAATCAATGCCCCCAACCTCATTGATTAGTCAATATAGACCCTTATTAATCGAATCACTTCGCCCCGTCGTTGCTAGCGCTATTTGCAAGGGAATATCCGAAGAGCAGCTTCAAAGCTTAGTTAATGAACTATATCGCAATATAAAAGAATTCAAGGGAGAGAACCATATATGA